The genomic segment CCGAGCGTGGCGAAGGCTTCCTCGCCGATGTGGTTGCCGATTGGGAGGACGCCTGCGCCCCGGCACGCGAAGCGGGTGCCCGCGTGGTTAATCTGCGCACTGGCCTCGTCATGAGCGCCGCCGGCGGCATTCTGCCCGGTTTGCGCGCAGCCTTCGCCGCTGGGCTGGCCCCGCAGGTGGGCACAGAGGGCGGTTATCTACCGTGGGTGAGCATCGACGATCTCACCTCCATGTACATCCGCGCCGCCCTCGATCCGCAGATGTCTGGACCCTTCAACGCCACCGGCCCTGCACCTGTGCGCTCGGAGGAGTTCAGCGAGGCCCTGCAGGGGGCGATGCACCGCAAGTTCGTGGTGCCGATTCCGGCAGTGGCACCCAAGCTGGTGATGGGCCCCATCGCCTCCGAGGAGCTGCTGATGACCTCCCAAAACGCCGTGCCCGCCAAGTTTGAACAATTGGGTCACCGATTCACCCACAACCTATTGCCCGAGGCCTTTGCCCACGAGCTCGGCGGAGAGGCGCTGTTGAACACCGCCTCCACCTCCGAGGCTTAAGATCCCGGTCGGGCGATAGACGCCCGAGCATTTGTCCCCTCCCGCACAGTATCGCTACCTAAGGAGCTAGACGGTGGATTCTGCCGACACCCCTGCCGACGAACAGCTACTCATGCCCATTACGATCGAACGCGTGGCCGCGGTGCTCCGCGAGCAAGAGCTCGAGTTCGACACCATCGAAGGCGCCGTCCGTACCGGATTTTATGATGCAGCCATTGGCATCGTGGTGCACGAGGGCACACTGCTTCTCGACGCCCGCTGGCGCGGCGAACCCGCACCCGAGCAGGGCAATGAACTGCTGCAGGCTGCCCACGAGTGGAATGTGCTAGAGATCAAACCCACCATGTATGTCGGCGCCGCCTCCAGTGAGGAGGGCGGCGTGGAGGTGCACATGCAGCGGGCCTTGCCGGCACTCAATAACGCTGGAGGCTACACCCACAATCAGCTGGGTCTATTCGTAGTTTCTTTTTTCACCGCCACGGCTACCGCCTGCGACTATCTCGCCGCATCCTTCCCCGATCTCGTCACCTGGGAGCGCCCCCACGCCGAGCCCGCCCCGGATGCCACCGAGGAGCCCACCACCACCGAGACCACCACCGAAGAAGGAGACGACCGTGCCTGATCTGTCCGCCGTCACCTATGCCCGCGTCAAAGAGATTCTCTCCCACGTTGATATTGAGCTGGAAGATATCGACCTCAACGATGTCGGCCATGCCCGCCTCAATGGCATCGACACCTTCATCGCCGTGTTGGATAACCAATCGGTGATCGTGCGCGCCGACCATCCCTTGGAAACCATGGACGGCAAGTGGTTCGCCGCCTGCAACCACTTCAACGCCAGGCTGCACGGGGTAAAGGCCGTGGTGGCTGTCTCTGGTGAGACCCACGGACTGCGCACCGAATCCGAGTTTCCTGTCTCGGCCTACATGAGCGACGCCCAGTTGAAGGAATCCCTCGAAATCCGCATCGATTTGGTACTCGCCGGTATGAAGGCGTTGCAGGATCTCGGGGATAAGTGAGCTGAGCTATCGTGGCGCGCCGATCCCACCCCGCAGCACTACGCATCTTTGAGGCCGTGCACGCGTGGCTGCGTAGCGTGCGGTTGCCGGTGAACTTTGGCCACGAGTCCTTCCTTGTCACTCTCGATCGGGCGATGGTAGAGATCACCTACGATCCCTATCGTGATGCATTGGTGGTGCATGGAGTGTGGCGCGAGCGTGCGGCCGTAGATAAGCTCGACCGGCTCACCAACTTTGTGGACTTTTGGAATATTCACCGCATCCAGCCGATCGGCTACATGATTACCGATGAAGACGCCACCCTTGGCATGGGCTGTGTGATGCATCTACCGGACGCCTCTCAGTGCAGCGAGACCGATCTTGGCGAGGCAGTTGATCACTATCTCGCCATGGTGGATGTTTACTACATCGAGGTGGAGCATTTCCTTCCCGATGTGTGCGGGGCTATCGATCAGCAGCACCGATTCATGCTGCGCCCATCCGCCATGCCGATCGTAGAAAGCCCACCCCTATGAGCGTGACCTTCCTGCACCTCTCCGAGGTGATCGCCGCCCGAGGCCGCATCATTGGCCGCGATAACAGTATCCGCTTCTGTCTGCCCGGCCACCCGATGGTGTTTCACGCCTACCTCCGCCCGCCAGGGATCATGTTCATCAGCGCCCGCGAAGCACTGCGTCCCAGCTACAGCGCCGAGCAGCGCCGAGACGCCGTTCTTGCGGCCAACGCCTACCATCAAGAGGGCCATCACGCGAAGCTGGGTATAGGCCCCACCACCCGCGGCGAGGAGCTTACCGCCATTGCTACCGCCGCCATCTTTCTTGTCGACTCCCTCGATTCATCCGGCCTCGAACGCCATGTGCTGCGCTGCTGTTTCGATGTAGCCGATGCCCTGCACTGGCTGAGCCAGACCCTAGCTACCCCCAGCACCGTAGAGGCCCCGCCATCCGAGTGGATGCCGCCGGTACTCAACGGCCCGTGGACCGAACCCGATTCCGAGGAGTAAACCCCCGAGACAGCATCACACCGCCGACGGCGCTGCTTAAGGCCCGTGCGGCGGTGTGTTTCTACGCCTAGTTGAGATGGAAAGAAGCTACTGTGGCTGCTCCTCCTCAGCAGAGCTGTCCTCGGTGGCAGCCGCGGTGTCATCCGCATCGAGTGCAGCGCTCAAGGTGTGCGCATCCACCTGCTCGCTTTCCTCCACAGCTGCTACCCCGTGTTCTTCCTCCCACGAGTCAGCCACATCCTCAGGATTAACGGGCACAGGTCCTTCGAGCTCAGCGTTGTCACGCTCGATCTCTTCTGCGGAGGACGGCCCCTCATAGGTCTCCTCGTCTGTGGTCTCCTCGGCTGCGGGCTCGAGCTCCTCGGCTTTGATGGCATCGAGGTTCGTTGCCACCGCGTCCAACACCGCGTGGATATAGGGCGAGGCCTGAGGCGTGGAATATTCACTTCCCAGCTCCACGCCTTCCACCACTGCGGTGCCGCGCGGCACGTCAGGATTGTAGAGCAGCTCCCACCCGGAAACACGCAAGATGGCCCGATCCACTGCCGGCAGGCGATCCAGCTCCCACTCGGCGGCAAGGTAGCGTTCGATGATCTCATCGATGCGGTCGAGCTCTACTGCGACACCGCTGACGATCTCGCGAGTATAAGGCTTGATCGGGGCCACGCCCGAGTCGCGGTCACGCGACAGCGTCGAACGCTCCTCCACCAGAGCCACTGGGTCACGATCGCGGGCCTCGGCCTCGAAGAGGATGTCAACGGCGCGACGACGCGCCTTGTAGCGAGTTCCCCGCCGCTTGAAGTCAGTCACAGTCGCCTCAAAAACTTCCTGATAGTGAAAACACGGCACACGCCCCGCGGTGAATCCCCGCGAGACGTGCTAGCCGAAGAGTATATGGGTGATTAGTTGTTCACGCGGGAGAGGTACTCGCCGGTGCGGGTGTCCACCTTCACCACATTGCCGGTCTCGAGGAACAGCGGCACCTGGATCTCAGCACCGGTCTCGAGGGTAGCGGGCTTGGTGCCGCCGGTGGAACGATCGCCCTGCAGGCCCGGATCGGTGTGCTCAACCTTGAGCTCCACAGCAACCGGCAGATCAGCGAAGAGGGCCTCACCCTCGTGGAAGGACACCTGCACGGGCATGTTTTCCAGCAGGAAGCGGGCGGAGTCACCGATCAGGTGCGGCTCGAGCTCAACCTGCTCGAAGGTCTTATCATCCATGAACACGTAGGCAGAGCCGTCGTTGTACAGGTAGGTCATGTCGCGGCGGTCCACCAGCGCGGTCTCCACCTTCACACCGGCGTTGAAGGTCTTATCCACGGTCTTGCCGGAGACGACATCCTTCAGCTTGGTGCGCACGAATGCGGGGCCCTTGCCCGGCTTAACGTGCTGGAACTCGATAATCTGCTGCAGCTTGTTATCGATCTTCAGCACAAGACCATTCTTGAAATCGGCGGTAGTTGCCACGTGTTTAGCTCCTTCGGGGCCCGCGCCCAACGACCGCGGCTAAGACGAAGAACCAAGATGTCCTCCGCACCCGCCGCGCGGCGCGAGCACTCAACAATATGAAAGCGTGTACTTGACCAAACCAGACTACACCACGGTGAGCTGCTTGCTCACCTTGGTAATAATCTCAGGCTCGCCATCGGTGATGATGAGGGTATCTTCGATGCGCACCCCACCCTTGCCGGGAACATAAATACCAGGCTCGATAGTGAGAGTCATGTCCTTGGCCAGCACCTCCGTGCGGCCCTGGGCGGCGGCCGGTGCCTCGTGCACATCTAAGCCCACGCCGTGGCCGGTGGAGTGCACGAAGTATTCACCATAACCGGCGTCCTCGATCACTTCGCGGCAGGCGCGGTCAATATCGGCGAGCTTAGCGCCGGGCCGAGAGGCCTCTACCCCGGCAAGCTGGGCCTTGAGCACGATCTCGTAGATCTCGCGGGCGAAGTCGGTGCACTCGCCGATCATGATCGTCCGGGTCATATCCGAATTGAATCCACGGTCGTGGGCGCCGAAATCGAAGGTGACGATATCGCCAACTTCGAGCACTCTATCGCCGGCGCTGTGATGGGGCTTGGCAGAGTTCGGGCCAGAGGCGACGATAGTGTCAAAAGACACCCGCTCCGAGCCGAGCATACGCATGCGGTATTCCAGGTCGGCGGCAATCTGGCGCTCGGTACGGCCCGCGGCAACCTCGCCGGCTGCCAACATGTCCACATAGGCCTGGGAGGCCAGCGCGGCCACCTCGCGTAGCCGCTGCTTTTCTACATCGTCCTTTTTCAGCCGCAGCTCTTCGATAATGCCGCTGACCGGAACCAGGGTGACATCCTCGGGACAGGCCTTCTCGAGCGCCTGCAGCTGAGAGACGGTGATGTAGTCCGCCTCATAGCCCACGCGGCGATGCCCTTCTACCCGCTTGAGTAGACCAGTAGCGCAACGACGTTCCAGCACCGCCTCGATATCCGGAACCTCTTCCGCGATTTGGGTGGTGTAGCGGCCGTCGGTGGCGATGCGGGCGGTGAGGTCCTTATTCACTAACAGCGCCGCGTTGGATCCGGAGAAACCGGAGAGATAGCGCACGTGAGTGAGGTGGGTGACCAGCATGACGTCAATGCGCTGGCTATTTAACTGGGCGGACAGTGCACGGCGGCGGGTGAGGAAACGGGTATCGCTCAAAGACATCTATGTAAGGCCCCTCTCGGCGTAGTCAGTTATGGTCTCGATCTAGCTCAACTCTAGGTGATGCACTCGGCCAAAAACTCCAGAGCGAGCTCGTAGCCTTTCACTCCCAGCCCAGCTATTACGCCTAGGGCGATGGGGCTGAGATAGGAGTGTTGGCGGAAAGGCTCGCGGGCGTGCACATTCGAAATATGAACCTCCACGAAGCCTCGGCCATCAGCGATCTCGGCAAGAGCATCACGAAGCGCCACCGAGGTATGGGTGAACCCGCCGGGGTTAATGATGACCGCTGCCCCACGATCGGCGGCGTCATGCACCCACTCGATCAGCTCACCCTCGTGATTAGATTGGCGGCACTCAACCGCAAGGCCCAGCTCGTGGGCGCGGGTGATGATCCGCTGCTCGACGTCGACAAGCGTGGTGGTGCCATACACTTCAGGTTGGCGTTTGCCCAGACGGTTGAGGTTCGGCCCGTTAAGTACTAGGACGTCCATGCCACCACCTGCTCATAGGCGCCGCGAAGCTGCTCGTCGGTGGTGTCGTCGAGCCGGGTGGTCTGAGCCACCCCAGTGAGCCCGACGAAGCGGATGCTGCCGCCGCGGTTCTTTTTATCCTTGCGCATGCCCGCGAGCAGTTGATCAAAGCTGGCGCCGTTGTAGCCAGTGGGCAGCCCCACGCTGGAGATGATCGCGCGGTGGCGCTCGACCTCCGCTTCGGCAAGCTCGCCGCGGATGTGACTCAGCGCAGCCACAAACATCATGCCCACAGCTACCGCGTTGCCGTGGCGCCAACGGAAGTTCTCGTTCAGCTCCACAGCATGGCCGAAAGTGTGGCCATAGTTGAGGATCTCGCGCAGGTTGGATTCCTTCAGATCAGCAGCCACCACTGCGGCTTTCACCGCCACAGAGCGGGCGATAAGCTCAGGCAGATGGCCATTCGGGTCCAAGCAGGCGGCTGGGTCTGATTCGTAGAGATCCAGAATCTTCGGGTCACGAATAAAGCCGGTTTTGATGATCTCCGCCGAACCGGCGATGATCTCCTCCCGCGGCAGACTCTCGAGACAGTCAAGATCAATGAACACCCCAAAAGGCTCGTGGAAAGCGCCCACAAGGTTCTTCCCCGCCGCGGTATTGATTCCGGTTTTGCCGCCGACGGCTGCGTCGACCATCGCCAGTAGCGTCGTGGGGCAATGAATCACCTTGATACCGCGCATCCACGAGGCGGCGATAAAACCAGCGGCATCGGTGCAGGCGCCGCCGCCAACAGAGACCACCACGTCGCGGCGGGAGAATTCGAGCCGACCCAGCTCGTCCCACATGCGGCCGGCCTCGGCAAGGGTTTTTCCGGCTTCGGCATCGGCTAGCTCCAGCTGATGCACCTCGATACCGGTGGCGCTGAGGGCGGCGTCGATACGCGCCGCAATGGCGTGTACGGGCTGCTGGTGAATGATCGCCACCTTGCGAGCATCTGCGGCGCTACGTACTAGCTCGGTGAGCGCAACGGCAATGCCGTGGTCGATAACAACCTCATAGGGCGAGGCGCCGTTGACAGGAATGGAACGCATGATTGTCCTTTGCAGCTAGTGGCTAGACGCTGGGCTCGGGTTCGCAGACGGTCTCGAGATAGGCGAGCACATCTGCCACCACCCGCTGGGGGCTGCGCTCATCTGAGCGGATCCGGAAGGTGGCCACATCCTTGTAGTAGCCGAGGCGCTCATCGTAGAGCTGCTGGTAGCGCTCGCGGAGATCGCCTGCTTGGAGGATCGGGCGGGAGGAATCCTGGCTGGTGCGGCGAACGCCTTCGTCTACGGAGACATCGATCCACACCACCGAGTGGTTATCGAGCGCGGCACGCACCGAGTCGGTGACCACTGCCCCGCCGCCGAGCGAAACGATGGCGTCTTGATCCAGCGCCTCGGCGATCACCTCGGCTTCAAGAGCACGGAACTGTTGCTCGCCGAGCCGGGAAAAGACCTCCCCGCAGGACTGACCCTCGCGCTCGGCGATCATCTGGTCAGTATCCACAAGGGGGATGTTCAGCGCCCTAGACAAGCGGCGGCCGATGGTGGATTTCCCCGCCCCAGGCAGGCCAACGAGAACAACTCGAGGGGTTCCCATGTGTTTCTAGAACTCCAATCGCTTAGCAACGCTTTCGGTATAAGTATCGACATTTCGCTTGGTCTCAGCAAGCGAGTCGCCGCCGAATTTTGCCAGCACAGCACGGGCAAGAACCAGAGCGACCATGGCCTCGGCCACCACCCCTGCGGCCGGAACAGCACACACATCTGAGCGCTGGTGAATGGCGGTGGCAGCATCGCCAGAGGCCATATCCACCGTCTGCAGGGCGCGCGGCACCGTGGAGATCGGCTTCATCGCAGCGCGCACGATCAGCGGCTGGCCATTAGTCATACCGCCCTCCAGGCCACCGGCCCGGTTAGAGAGGCGATCGACCCCGTCCTCGCTGCGCACCATCTCATCATGGGCGCGCGACCCTGGGCGCACAGCCTCGAGGAAACCATCGCCGATCTCGACACCCTTGATGGCCTGAATACCCATGATGGCTGCGGCCAGCTGCGCATCGAGGCGGTCCTCGCCGGAGATATAGGAACCCAAACCAATGGGCAGGCCGTTGACCACCACTTCCACGACCCCGCCAAGCGTATCGCCGGATTTTTTCGCCTGATCGATGCAGGCGATCATGGACTTCTCGGAAGCCTTATCGGCAGCGCGCACTGGGGAGGCATCGATCTCATCTAGCTGCTCGAAGCTGGGGGTGGGACCCTGATAAGGATCGGATTCAC from the Corynebacterium ciconiae DSM 44920 genome contains:
- the aroQ gene encoding type II 3-dehydroquinate dehydratase, with the translated sequence MDVLVLNGPNLNRLGKRQPEVYGTTTLVDVEQRIITRAHELGLAVECRQSNHEGELIEWVHDAADRGAAVIINPGGFTHTSVALRDALAEIADGRGFVEVHISNVHAREPFRQHSYLSPIALGVIAGLGVKGYELALEFLAECIT
- a CDS encoding shikimate kinase gives rise to the protein MGTPRVVLVGLPGAGKSTIGRRLSRALNIPLVDTDQMIAEREGQSCGEVFSRLGEQQFRALEAEVIAEALDQDAIVSLGGGAVVTDSVRAALDNHSVVWIDVSVDEGVRRTSQDSSRPILQAGDLRERYQQLYDERLGYYKDVATFRIRSDERSPQRVVADVLAYLETVCEPEPSV
- the aroB gene encoding 3-dehydroquinate synthase translates to MRSIPVNGASPYEVVIDHGIAVALTELVRSAADARKVAIIHQQPVHAIAARIDAALSATGIEVHQLELADAEAGKTLAEAGRMWDELGRLEFSRRDVVVSVGGGACTDAAGFIAASWMRGIKVIHCPTTLLAMVDAAVGGKTGINTAAGKNLVGAFHEPFGVFIDLDCLESLPREEIIAGSAEIIKTGFIRDPKILDLYESDPAACLDPNGHLPELIARSVAVKAAVVAADLKESNLREILNYGHTFGHAVELNENFRWRHGNAVAVGMMFVAALSHIRGELAEAEVERHRAIISSVGLPTGYNGASFDQLLAGMRKDKKNRGGSIRFVGLTGVAQTTRLDDTTDEQLRGAYEQVVAWTS
- a CDS encoding M24 family metallopeptidase; this encodes MSLSDTRFLTRRRALSAQLNSQRIDVMLVTHLTHVRYLSGFSGSNAALLVNKDLTARIATDGRYTTQIAEEVPDIEAVLERRCATGLLKRVEGHRRVGYEADYITVSQLQALEKACPEDVTLVPVSGIIEELRLKKDDVEKQRLREVAALASQAYVDMLAAGEVAAGRTERQIAADLEYRMRMLGSERVSFDTIVASGPNSAKPHHSAGDRVLEVGDIVTFDFGAHDRGFNSDMTRTIMIGECTDFAREIYEIVLKAQLAGVEASRPGAKLADIDRACREVIEDAGYGEYFVHSTGHGVGLDVHEAPAAAQGRTEVLAKDMTLTIEPGIYVPGKGGVRIEDTLIITDGEPEIITKVSKQLTVV
- the efp gene encoding elongation factor P; translated protein: MATTADFKNGLVLKIDNKLQQIIEFQHVKPGKGPAFVRTKLKDVVSGKTVDKTFNAGVKVETALVDRRDMTYLYNDGSAYVFMDDKTFEQVELEPHLIGDSARFLLENMPVQVSFHEGEALFADLPVAVELKVEHTDPGLQGDRSTGGTKPATLETGAEIQVPLFLETGNVVKVDTRTGEYLSRVNN
- the aroC gene encoding chorismate synthase; this translates as MLRWTTAGESHGQALIATMEHLPAGVPITVEEISAHLARRRLGYGRGARMKFEADELSLLTGVRHGQTLGAPIAIMIGNTEWPKWTTIMSAAPLDESDPEVQKALSSGRGAKLTRPRPGHADFAGMIKYGFDEARPVLERASARETAARVALGVLARNFLRETIGVEVFSHVISIGESDPYQGPTPSFEQLDEIDASPVRAADKASEKSMIACIDQAKKSGDTLGGVVEVVVNGLPIGLGSYISGEDRLDAQLAAAIMGIQAIKGVEIGDGFLEAVRPGSRAHDEMVRSEDGVDRLSNRAGGLEGGMTNGQPLIVRAAMKPISTVPRALQTVDMASGDAATAIHQRSDVCAVPAAGVVAEAMVALVLARAVLAKFGGDSLAETKRNVDTYTESVAKRLEF
- a CDS encoding YbjN domain-containing protein, producing the protein MPDLSAVTYARVKEILSHVDIELEDIDLNDVGHARLNGIDTFIAVLDNQSVIVRADHPLETMDGKWFAACNHFNARLHGVKAVVAVSGETHGLRTESEFPVSAYMSDAQLKESLEIRIDLVLAGMKALQDLGDK
- the nusB gene encoding transcription antitermination factor NusB produces the protein MTDFKRRGTRYKARRRAVDILFEAEARDRDPVALVEERSTLSRDRDSGVAPIKPYTREIVSGVAVELDRIDEIIERYLAAEWELDRLPAVDRAILRVSGWELLYNPDVPRGTAVVEGVELGSEYSTPQASPYIHAVLDAVATNLDAIKAEELEPAAEETTDEETYEGPSSAEEIERDNAELEGPVPVNPEDVADSWEEEHGVAAVEESEQVDAHTLSAALDADDTAAATEDSSAEEEQPQ